A DNA window from Bacillus carboniphilus contains the following coding sequences:
- a CDS encoding YpzI family protein, with protein sequence MGKDRQEKKLRKQRVVESDRDQALHHNGATKLDDPERARERNQH encoded by the coding sequence ATGGGAAAAGATCGACAAGAGAAGAAGTTAAGAAAACAACGTGTTGTGGAATCAGATCGTGATCAGGCACTACATCATAATGGGGCTACGAAGTTGGATGATCCGGAAAGAGCGAGAGAGCGAAATCAACATTGA
- a CDS encoding YphA family membrane protein yields the protein MEGWFFYYLFWSSWVVLTFLIPKENPNRVAYSCFVLVSIILSNHSIKIVYWDFNLTVMFWILCCMVALSSLTISILLYQICTSLLVMLFYCIFLLFELYDPIWVFVDRKWLLTIMISVIAILLNSNGKWRVITAFLGIGMGEILYAYVLYTTDILITITNPTFLDIGALIGVTILLWNGLEKVIHHLNKLYDPQTHLEKEKQRLG from the coding sequence GTGGAGGGTTGGTTCTTTTATTATCTGTTTTGGTCTTCTTGGGTGGTCTTAACTTTCCTGATTCCTAAAGAAAATCCAAATAGAGTTGCCTATAGCTGCTTTGTACTGGTAAGTATAATCCTATCAAATCATTCAATCAAAATCGTCTATTGGGACTTTAATTTAACGGTCATGTTTTGGATCTTATGCTGCATGGTTGCCCTTTCTTCTTTAACAATATCTATTCTCCTTTACCAAATTTGCACGTCCTTATTAGTTATGCTGTTCTATTGCATATTTTTATTATTTGAGTTGTATGACCCGATATGGGTGTTCGTAGATCGTAAATGGCTTCTCACTATCATGATTTCTGTCATAGCCATTTTATTAAATTCTAATGGGAAATGGCGTGTAATAACTGCATTTTTAGGGATTGGTATGGGGGAAATTCTATATGCTTACGTACTCTATACAACAGATATCCTCATTACCATAACAAACCCAACCTTTTTAGATATTGGGGCACTTATTGGAGTGACAATTCTACTATGGAATGGTCTTGAAAAAGTCATACACCATTTAAATAAATTGTACGATCCCCAAACTCATTTAGAAAAGGAGAAACAGAGGCTAGGATGA
- a CDS encoding YIEGIA family protein translates to MNEYLYPVLFGLATGILSRLYMLRTDYRQYPTYLHGKIIHIALGVIAAGLGTIAIPALLEEEYTAITFLTLAASQFRDVRNMERNTLTELDSYELVPRGKTYIEGIAVAFESRNYLVIVASMLATLVYVLFGLYAALGIAVIIFIGCRILMDGGRLGQIVEIEYAEPHFEGPGLYVGNIYIMNIGIPEKQELIKKQGMGFILTPKNFNALTTIANIGQRQAILHDVSTALGIYTDTGEPSLTPLAKRDLDDGRLGVFLLPQVKNVELAQKIIEIVPTLENAVRMPTNRHVEEEERRTNS, encoded by the coding sequence ATGAATGAATACTTATACCCTGTATTATTTGGATTAGCAACAGGAATATTATCAAGACTGTATATGCTACGTACTGATTATCGACAGTATCCAACTTATTTACACGGAAAGATTATACATATTGCATTGGGTGTTATCGCTGCAGGATTAGGAACCATTGCAATACCTGCACTCCTAGAAGAGGAATATACGGCCATCACCTTCCTTACTCTTGCAGCCTCCCAATTCCGCGATGTTCGAAATATGGAACGGAACACGTTAACAGAGCTTGATTCATATGAGCTGGTTCCGAGAGGAAAGACGTATATAGAGGGGATTGCCGTTGCCTTTGAAAGTCGTAACTACCTAGTCATCGTGGCATCTATGCTGGCAACTCTAGTTTATGTTTTGTTTGGGCTTTATGCTGCACTAGGAATAGCTGTAATCATATTCATAGGATGTAGAATTTTGATGGATGGCGGACGACTAGGGCAAATAGTAGAAATTGAATATGCGGAACCGCACTTTGAAGGTCCGGGTCTTTATGTAGGCAATATTTATATCATGAATATTGGGATACCAGAAAAACAAGAATTGATAAAAAAGCAGGGCATGGGGTTTATACTAACTCCAAAAAACTTTAATGCTCTGACCACGATTGCCAACATTGGCCAAAGGCAAGCTATCTTACATGATGTTTCTACCGCTCTGGGAATATACACGGATACAGGTGAACCTTCCCTTACACCTTTGGCTAAACGTGATCTAGATGATGGAAGGCTGGGTGTGTTTTTGTTACCACAAGTAAAAAATGTGGAGTTAGCCCAAAAAATTATTGAAATTGTCCCTACCTTAGAAAATGCAGTTAGAATGCCGACCAACCGACATGTTGAAGAAGAAGAAAGGCGTACGAACTCATGA
- a CDS encoding capping complex subunit for YIEGIA translates to MTIEKFILAAITTNPNKAPSGVCVFHCENKKELMTVARNLEAILDGIAHELTEELYVVVRH, encoded by the coding sequence ATGACGATTGAAAAGTTTATTTTAGCAGCTATCACAACAAATCCTAATAAAGCTCCTAGTGGAGTTTGTGTATTCCATTGTGAGAATAAAAAAGAGCTCATGACAGTCGCACGAAATTTAGAGGCGATATTAGATGGAATCGCACATGAATTAACGGAAGAATTATATGTGGTTGTCCGGCATTAG
- the der gene encoding ribosome biogenesis GTPase Der, with translation MVKPVVAIVGRPNVGKSTIFNRIVGERISIVEDIPGVTRDRIYSSGDWLNHEFNIIDTGGIEIGDEPFLEQIRGQAEIAIDEADVIIFLTNGREGVTAADEEVAKLLYKTKKPVVLAVNKIDNPEMRSQIYDFYSLGFGEPFPISGTHGLGLGDLLDEVAKNFPQHDLGEYDEEVIKFSLIGRPNVGKSSLVNAILGEDRVIVSDVAGTTRDAIDSLCTVDGQDYVIIDTAGMRKRGKVYESVEKYSVLRALRAIERSDVVLVVLDGEEGIIEQDKRIAGYAHEAGKAVVIVVNKWDAVEKDEKTMKNFEQKIRDHFLFLDYAPIIFLSAKTKKRVHTLFPMIQLASENHSMRVETSVLNDVVMDSVAMNPTPTHQGKRLKIFYTTQVAIKPPTFVVFVNDPELLHFSYERFLENRIREAFGFIGTPIKIFARQRS, from the coding sequence ATGGTAAAGCCGGTTGTGGCGATTGTGGGACGTCCGAATGTTGGCAAATCAACCATTTTCAATCGAATCGTAGGAGAACGTATCTCGATTGTTGAAGATATCCCGGGTGTGACTAGGGATCGTATATATAGTAGTGGAGACTGGTTGAATCATGAATTTAATATTATTGACACAGGTGGAATCGAAATAGGCGATGAACCATTCCTAGAGCAAATTAGAGGACAGGCTGAGATTGCCATTGATGAAGCAGATGTCATTATATTCCTGACAAATGGTAGAGAGGGAGTAACAGCTGCCGACGAAGAAGTTGCGAAACTATTGTACAAAACTAAAAAACCAGTAGTTTTAGCTGTTAATAAAATCGATAACCCTGAAATGAGATCGCAAATTTATGATTTCTATTCCTTAGGGTTTGGCGAACCGTTCCCTATCTCTGGGACACATGGACTGGGATTAGGAGATTTACTCGACGAAGTGGCAAAGAATTTTCCTCAGCATGACTTAGGGGAATATGATGAAGAAGTTATCAAGTTTTCACTGATTGGTCGTCCGAACGTAGGGAAGTCTTCTCTTGTTAATGCGATATTGGGTGAAGATAGAGTCATCGTAAGTGATGTTGCTGGAACGACTCGTGACGCAATTGACTCACTATGTACAGTAGATGGACAGGATTATGTCATCATTGATACGGCAGGAATGAGAAAAAGAGGAAAAGTATACGAGAGTGTTGAAAAATATAGTGTATTAAGAGCTTTACGCGCAATCGAACGCTCTGATGTGGTTTTAGTTGTGTTGGATGGTGAAGAAGGAATCATTGAACAGGATAAAAGGATTGCCGGTTATGCTCACGAAGCAGGAAAAGCTGTTGTCATTGTTGTAAACAAATGGGACGCTGTTGAAAAAGATGAGAAAACCATGAAGAATTTCGAACAAAAAATAAGGGACCATTTCTTATTCCTAGACTATGCTCCCATTATCTTTTTATCTGCCAAAACGAAAAAGAGGGTACATACCTTATTCCCTATGATTCAACTAGCTAGTGAAAACCATTCTATGCGTGTAGAGACAAGTGTACTAAATGATGTGGTAATGGACTCTGTAGCGATGAATCCAACGCCAACACATCAAGGTAAGAGATTAAAAATCTTCTATACCACTCAGGTTGCAATTAAGCCACCAACTTTTGTCGTTTTTGTTAATGACCCTGAGTTATTACATTTTTCGTATGAACGATTCTTAGAAAATCGAATTCGAGAGGCATTCGGTTTCATAGGAACTCCGATTAAAATATTTGCACGACAACGGAGTTAA
- a CDS encoding NAD(P)H-dependent glycerol-3-phosphate dehydrogenase — translation MNKQRVTVLGAGSWGTALALVLGDNGHDVRLWGHRREHIDQINQTRMNEKYLPNVSLPDTVIGYSSLEKALENVNMIVMAVPTKAIREVTKEIQAFLQEPVTIVHVSKGIEPNTLKRISEMIEEEMEARLLDHVVVLSGPSHAEEVSLRHPTTVTVSSKDMSAAEVVQDLFMNQHFRVYTNPDVIGVEIGGALKNIIALAAGLSDGLGYGDNAKAALITRGLAEIARLGTQMGANPLTFSGLTGIGDLIVTCTSVHSRNWRAGNMLGKGQNLDEVLENMGMVVEGVRTTKAAFQLAEKYKVNMPITTALHSILFDKVNPKDAVDSLMARMKTQEMEDLVNILDAKMQEQ, via the coding sequence ATGAATAAACAACGTGTTACTGTACTAGGAGCTGGAAGCTGGGGAACCGCATTGGCTTTAGTCTTAGGTGATAATGGACATGACGTTCGGTTATGGGGACATAGGCGTGAACACATTGACCAAATCAATCAAACAAGAATGAACGAAAAATATTTACCCAACGTATCTCTTCCAGATACAGTTATCGGTTATTCATCCTTAGAAAAGGCATTAGAAAATGTAAACATGATCGTAATGGCTGTACCCACAAAAGCAATTAGAGAGGTAACAAAAGAAATTCAAGCTTTTTTACAAGAGCCAGTCACGATTGTTCATGTAAGTAAAGGGATTGAACCAAATACGCTTAAACGCATTTCTGAAATGATTGAAGAAGAAATGGAAGCTCGACTATTGGACCATGTGGTGGTTCTCTCAGGTCCAAGTCATGCAGAAGAAGTTAGTTTACGCCACCCTACAACTGTAACGGTGTCTTCTAAGGATATGTCTGCTGCAGAAGTAGTCCAGGATCTATTCATGAATCAACATTTTAGAGTGTATACCAACCCTGATGTAATTGGAGTCGAGATTGGTGGCGCATTAAAGAATATTATTGCGTTAGCTGCTGGATTATCTGACGGTCTTGGTTACGGTGATAATGCAAAAGCTGCACTAATTACAAGAGGGCTTGCTGAAATAGCTAGATTAGGTACCCAAATGGGTGCAAATCCACTTACATTCTCAGGACTAACAGGTATTGGAGATTTAATCGTTACCTGCACAAGTGTTCACTCTCGAAACTGGAGAGCAGGGAATATGCTCGGAAAAGGCCAAAACCTTGATGAAGTTCTAGAAAATATGGGGATGGTTGTAGAAGGAGTTCGAACAACCAAAGCTGCCTTTCAACTAGCGGAAAAATACAAGGTGAATATGCCAATCACAACGGCTTTACATAGTATTCTTTTTGATAAAGTAAATCCTAAAGATGCGGTAGACTCCCTCATGGCTAGAATGAAAACCCAGGAAATGGAAGACTTAGTCAATATATTGGATGCTAAAATGCAGGAACAATAA
- a CDS encoding DUF2768 domain-containing protein encodes MTPALIKMWFSLGAMGLMFLAILSIYFSRYKLKGIFKFITAFIAYSLMIISGLIMVFVVFSGPTPS; translated from the coding sequence ATGACACCAGCATTGATAAAAATGTGGTTTTCACTAGGAGCTATGGGACTTATGTTCCTTGCGATTCTTTCCATCTACTTTAGCCGATATAAACTGAAGGGGATATTTAAATTTATTACTGCCTTCATCGCTTATTCATTGATGATTATTTCAGGTCTGATCATGGTATTTGTTGTGTTCAGCGGACCAACACCATCTTGA